In the genome of Oncorhynchus clarkii lewisi isolate Uvic-CL-2024 chromosome 4, UVic_Ocla_1.0, whole genome shotgun sequence, one region contains:
- the LOC139407757 gene encoding uncharacterized protein: MEQEAAMWRLGQGGRDGKGCPRYQPPGSPRSTRRTSPACLTREDCREEFDFVSVGNTSRASIQIIPKITVDSLDFEIKLKQSATLPQNPWLSLPVDDLENSYTVTITQNPSPHQRDIMSPNPSECSHHTDQLSNRSRDQPTQTEVHTSPQSRGAQPSDCILQAQDSFEESELSPVCNSLSSTITDAGDVPNYTAERIPTLPWDTYDFHNPKRDTCERITSSMTEVSLNVWDLKEQEGLRGVAEILDRAAEILEVEENVMAQEQMWNVLLNTGSSSKVWASWGSEEQTSLMSSSDLKAAGVLALNDSLDSADTDNHCECRSSEAASETEASECSMSHNGRPMENGPTGLRPPQTNS; the protein is encoded by the exons ATGGAGCAGGAAGCAGCCATGTGGAGACTGGggcaaggagggagggatgggaagggCTGTCCACGGTACCAGCCACCAGGCAGCCCCAGATCCACGAGGAGAACATCTCCAGCGTGTCTGACTCGGGAGGACTGTAGGGAGGAGTTTGACTTTGTTTCTGTGGGCAACACCTCCAGGGCCAGCATTCAGATTATCCCTAAAATAACAGTGGACTCGCTAGATTTTGAGATCAAACTGAAGCAGTCGGCTACCCTGCCCCAGAACCCCTGGCTCAGTCTACCTGTGGATGACCTGGAGAACTCTTACACGGTCACCATCACCCAGAACCCTTCACCACATCAACGGGACATCATGAGCCCAAACCCCTCAGAGTGCTCCCACCACACCGACCAATTATCCAATCGGTCTCGAGACCAGCCCACACAGACGGAGGTACACACCAGTCCTCAGAGCAGAGGGGCACAGCCCAGTGACTGTATCCTACAGGCACAGGACAGCTTTGAGGAGTCAGAACTGAGCCCCGTTTGTAATTCCCTCTCCAGCACCATCACAGATGCAGGAGACGTGCCCAACTACACTGCAGAGAGAATTCCCACTCTTCCCTGGGATACGTATGACTTCCATAACCCCAAACGGGACACCTGTGAAAG GATTACAAGCTCCATGACTGAAGTCTCGTTAAATGTCTGGGACCTAAAGGAACAGGAGGGTCTCAGGGGGGTGGCGGAGATCCTGGACCGGGCAGCTGAAATACTGGAG GTGGAAGAGAATGTGATGGCACAGGAGCAGATGTGGAATGTTCTTCTGAATACTGGGAGCTCAAGCAAAGTGTGGGCGTCATGGGGCAGTGAGGAGCAGACAAGTTTG ATGTCCTCCAGTGATTTAAAAGCGGCGGGTGTCCTGGCTCTTAATGACAGTCTTGACTCTGCCGACACTGACAACCATTGTGAATGCAGGTCATCAGAGGCAGCCAGTGAAACTGAGGCATCAGAATGCAGCATGAGCCACAATGGAAGGCCAATGGAGAACGGGCCGACGGGGTTGAGGCCCCCTCAAACCAACAGTTGA